The Rhinatrema bivittatum chromosome 4, aRhiBiv1.1, whole genome shotgun sequence genome window below encodes:
- the ZBTB1 gene encoding zinc finger and BTB domain-containing protein 1, producing the protein MARPIHSSYVLQQLNNQREWGFLCDCCIAIDDIYFQAHKAVLAACSSYFRMVFMNHQHTTTQLNLSNMKISADCFDLILQFMYLGKIMTAPANFEQFRVAMSYLQLYNVPECLEDIQDNNNSSLKCSSSASSSYNSKMIFGVRMYEESVTKNGDESGSLCLEASSTVGASQDKEPSEETVQLSRFHEQPFSICKKSTVSKISSIKDGRPRRFGRSYTCDSCGFVFSCKKLLEEHALTCTNRHLYQNVKSYSSEETDFNERDSVTSKLSPAQTESSRVDTSQSLDESSLHLSHTVQSDRVEEGKGSADKNTIIIKIEPDDNSAVEMDDINIVKISDKDYNESSDNEELEDEQDETLYRYYAEAQAGEKQSAGTCLKPQLSINPHRKERNSGKRARSLNTKDSTAQDGEWNAVCELCGLAITEEDLSSHYLSKHIENVCACGKCGQILLKGRQLQEHAHSCAEPQDMTINGLRNDEERIDFAENAEDPAAMGDVMFVEMLDDLREDDFQRNCLLDRQLYKHSNCPFRCPNCGQRFETESLVVEHMSHCLDQDIFKSAMAEDGDRDHRRKHFCSLCGKGFYQRCHLREHYTVHTKEKQFVCQTCGKQFLRERQLRLHNDMHKGMARYVCSMCEQGNFRKHDHVRHMISHLSAGETICQVCFQIFPSNELLEQHMDIHLYTCGVCGAKFNLRKDMRSHYNSKHLKRI; encoded by the coding sequence ATGGCAAGGCCAATTCACAGCAGTTACGTCCTCCAGCAGCTGAACAACCAAAGGGAATGGGGTTTTCTCTGCGACTGTTGCATTGCTATCGATGACATTTACTTTCAAGCACACAAAGCGGTCCTAGCAGCCTGCAGCTCTTACTTTAGGATGGTTTTTATGAACCACCAGCACACGACCACACAGCTGAACCTTAGTAACATGAAGATCAGCGCAGATTGCTTTGATCTCATCTTACAGTTTATGTATTTGGGGAAAATTATGACAGCTCCTGCAAACTTTGAGCAGTTCAGAGTAGCGATGAGCTATTTGCAACTCTATAATGTGCCTGAATGCTTGGAAGACATACAGGACAACAACAATTCTAGTTTAAAATGCTCTTCCTCTGCTTCTAGCAGTTATAATAGCAAAATGATATTCGGTGTACGTATGTATGAAGAATCAGTGACTAAAAATGGAGATGAATCGGGCAGCTTGTGCCTGGAGGCAAGCTCAACAGTTGGCGCATCACAGGACAAGGAGCCCAGCGAAGAGACCGTTCAGTTAAGCAGGTTCCATGAGCAGCCTTTCAGTATCTGCAAGAAAAGCACAGTTTCCAAGATATCTAGTATAAAAGACGGCCGGCCACGACGCTTTGGACGGAGCTACACGTGTGACAGCTGTGGATTTGTTTTCAGTTGTAAAAAGCTGTTGGAAGAACATGCCTTAACTTGTACTAACAGGCACTTGTACCAAAATGTCAAGTCGTACAGCAGTGAGGAAACGGACTTTAATGAGAGAGATTCTGTAACCTCCAAACTGTCCCCGGCTCAGACGGAGAGCTCCAGAGTGGACACAAGCCAATCACTCGATGAGTCATCATTACATTTGTCCCATACTGTTCAGTCTGATAGAGTAGAGGAAGGCAAAGGGTCAGCTGATAAAAACACCATCATCATTAAGATTGAGCCAGATGACAACTCGGCTGTGGAAATGGATGATATTAACATTGTTAAAATCTCTGATAAAGACTATAATGAATCTTCAGACAATGAAGAGCTGGAAGATGAACAAGACGAAACGCTTTACAGGTACTATGCGGAGGCTCAAGCTGGTGAAAAGCAAAGTGCTGGGACATGTCTGAAACCCCAGCTGTCCATAAATCCACATCGGAAAGAGAGGAATTCTGGAAAACGTGCAAGGTCCCTGAATACCAAAGATAGCACAGCGCAGGATGGTGAATGGAATGCAGTCTGTGAACTGTGTGGGCTGGCAATAACCGAGGAAGACTTATCATCTCATTACTTGTCCAAACATATAGAAAATGTCTGTGCCTGTGGAAAATGTGGCCAGATATTGCTTAAGGGTAGGCAGCTGCAAGAACATGCTCACAGCTGTGCAGAACCTCAAGATATGACAATCAATGGTTTAAGAAACGATGAGGAAAGAATTGACTTCGCAGAGAATGCAGAGGACCCGGCTGCCATGGGAGATGTGATGTTTGTAGAAATGTTGGATGACCTGAGGGAAGATGATTTCCAGAGAAACTGTCTTCTGGATAGACAATTGTATAAGCATTCTAATTGTCCATTTCGATGCCCTAACTGTGGTCAACGCTTTGAAACCGAGAGCTTGGTGGTTGAACACATGTCTCATTGCTTGGATCAAGATATATTTAAGAGTGCCATGGCAGAGGACGGTGATAGAGACCACAGACGAAAGCATTTCTGCAGCCTCTGCGGCAAAGGGTTTTATCAGCGTTGTCATCTAAGGGAACACTACACTGTTcacacaaaagaaaaacagtttGTCTGTCAAACTTGCGGCAAGCAATTTCTACGAGAGCGTCAGCTACGACTGCACAATGACATGCATAAAGGCATGGCCAGGTACGTCTGTTCCATGTGCGAGCAAGGAAACTTCAGGAAACATGACCATGTGCGTCATATGATATCTCATTTATCAGCCGGTGAGACGATATGCCAGGTTTGCTTTCAGATATTCCCAAGTAATGAGCTACTGGAGCAACACATGGACATCCACCTCTATACGTGTGGAGTATGCGGAGCAAAATTTAACTTGAGAAAGGATATGAGATCCCATTACAATTCCAAGCATTTGAAAAGAATTTAA